In one Bombyx mori chromosome 4, ASM3026992v2 genomic region, the following are encoded:
- the LOC101737740 gene encoding patronin isoform X14: MVAMVASGYGTLRRFLSAPEGQHGANEAGVASSASVAVSSKQRASIKWLLSKAFNNRVPENLQEPFYRDHEDLEHLKPPICGGLANAELYCLALANMYSDPNYHSLNHWNILQTLVRKGIDVPDPPDCALTETVLIQTNPLKMGAHMVVIEALMKLYAREVVTADRVWAAAQRFGATLPPINSASTHEAGILCWVNAACAAFNKAEESTPPVPTVSSLQDLCEGTSLAALVSFYCPEALPRSALRVGRVASIQDCLHNLMLVHDFCANYLPHNIFHMMPEDVTYMRGSMKQNLVAMLADLFNVLEVHPVKSVKCPGSGAASQFGPVETEQTDRRKTTTFSTPPLNTTTWQQQFLQQENQLNGEEGAGEGGAGGGGAMAAQLNNIRLKLEEKRRRIELDKRRAEQALSRQRQQLGHQAFLQAVTRGKGARTPPEDEPKQEPALTQDMVVEPPSQSVDNVVLEQYQQSIAKMNSSLQDIQSDIARLANQQNQLQHQQHQQHQHQQAKQLFQQQPQPQLVPQSQPPPSPAPYQQHYQPNIPQLHSQFSSQHNVARSPLSGFGSTPHLPRDLRDQREMWDQRDQRDLRDVRDQYYPAQYRDMDEYSRQQFYLHDSPPPPQRRTWAQHAQHQHEQEHRGWQLHQQSQPQYQREPEPRTWRSPSPSASPQPPAERSWTPQGFTQPFHVHYSQQNGNDTQNHLSYVVSEQQHQHHTHQQHSHQQQQPLKPQQLHQRQASPAPPPPDDMQPQNISFIGNAEDDALRHGIARLNISSGTRTYRIPSPTRPTLARNSFQQEELPENEKGFYISFDNEQPKRAKPPLRPKRMSPKKERSSEAPSPERGPGAAWGDRVPAHEEPCVPRRAPSPSPERARPSSPQPAAALLIGEMNPDPNSAEEMERKKERIMLLSLQRRQRADEARARAEAAAAARRAREDAAQELKQARKEEQARRREAILQQYKLKKAIEEAEREGKVIDKSELLESMKHGSSPASSNPRLRSRGATTRARPKTIHVDTGALHAAEGMLAKQPSATNLAAGGGSVRRDYYRGSQDSLAERAGLYRDSPVDDRGGMSPSSASSGPLGRRGSCKTSRERVNEEPQSSRGRSKYTSYQSNFKAGRKSSSLMNLCDSGLGRATPPRRAASPAHRTAASGPGSLPGALPGAIGKRRQHDDNSDVSSTHSSIMDYSGPRLYKQPTTKSNRGIMLNAVEYCVFPGAVNAEAKRRVLDEVARSESKHFLVLFRDAGCQFRALYSYCPETDLIAKLYGTGPKVVNDRMFDKFFKYNSGSKCFSQVHTKHLTVTIDAFTIHNSLWQGKKVQLPSKKDMALVI, from the exons GACTTGGAACACTTGAAGCCACCTATATGCGGCGGTTTGGCCAACGCGGAGCTGTACTGCCTGGCGCTGGCCAACATGTACTCGGATCCGAACTACCATAGCCTCAACCATTGGAACATCCTGCAGACCCTAGTCAGGAAGGGAATCGACGTTCCCGACCCACCCGACTGCGCGCTCACCGAAACAGTTTTAATTCAAACGAATCCGCTAAAAATG GGCGCGCACATGGTCGTAATCGAAGCACTGATGAAGCTGTACGCTCGAGAGGTTGTGACCGCGGACCGCGTGTGGGCGGCGGCGCAGCGTTTCGGTGCTACGCTGCCGCCCATCAACTCGGCCTCCACCCACGAGGCGGGTATCCTGTGTTGGGTCAACGCGGCCTGCGCTGCATTCAACAAGGCTGAG GAATCAACTCCGCCCGTGCCGACGGTGTCCAGTCTCCAAGATCTGTGCGAAGGCACATCCTTGGCGGCGTTAGTGTCGTTCTACTGTCCCGAAGCGTTGCCTCGCTCTGCGCTGCGGGTGGGCCGCGTCGCTTCGATACAGGATTGTCTGCACAACCTGATGCTGGTGCACGACTTCTGCGCCAACTACCTGCCTCATAACATATTCCACATGATGCCCGAAGACGTCACTTACATGAGAGG gtcaatgaaacaaaatttagtAGCGATGCTCGCCGACCTGTTCAACGTGCTAGAAGTTCATCCGGTCAAATCAGTAAAGTGCCCGGGAAGCG GCGCCGCGTCACAGTTCGGTCCGGTGGAGACGGAGCAGACGGATCGGCGGAAGACCACGACGTTCTCAACGCCGCCGCTGAACACGACGACGTGGCAGCAACAGTTCTTGCAGCAGGAGAACCAACTCA ACGGCGAGGAGGGCGCCGGCGAGGGCGGCGCGGGAGGGGGCGGCGCCATGGCCGCACAGCTCAACAACATCCGCCTCAAGCTGGAGGAGAAGCGGCGGCGCATCGAGCTGGACAAGCGGCGCGCGGAGCAGGCGCTCTCCCGCCAGCGCCAGCAGCTCGGCCACCAGGCCTTCCTGCAGGCCGTCACCAGG GGCAAGGGCGCCCGCACTCCGCCGGAGGACGAGCCCAAGCAGGAACCCGCACTAACGCAG GACATGGTTGTTGAACCGCCGAGTCAATCTGTCGATAACGTGGTTTTAGAGCAATACCAGCAGTCGATAGccaa AATGAACTCGAGCCTGCAAGATATACAAAGCGACATAGCGAGATTAGCGAACCAACAGAATCAGTTGCAGCATCAGCAACATCAGCAACACCAGCATCAACAG GCGAAGCAGTTGTTCCAGCAACAACCGCAACCCCAGCTTGTACCGCAGTCGCAGCCGCCACCGTCGCCGGCGCCCTACCAGCAACACTACCAACCGAACATTCCACAGCTG CACAGCCAGTTCAGCTCACAGCACAACGTCGCTCGCTCCCCCCTCTCCGGCTTCGGGTCCACGCCGCACTTGCCGCGCGACCTGCGGGACCAGCGGGAAATGTGGGACCAGCGAGATCAACGGGATCTGCGGGACGTGCGAGATCAGTACTATCCGGCGCAGTACCGCGACATGGACGAGTACAGTCGGCAACAGTTCTACCTGCACGACAGTCCGCCCCCGCCGCAGCGACGCACGTGGGCGCAGCACGCGCAGCACCAGCACGAGCAGGAGCACCGCGGCTGGCAG TTACATCAACAAAGTCAGCCGCAGTACCAGAGAGAGCCGGAGCCCCGCACCTGGCGCTCTCCCTCCCCCTCCGCCTCTCCGCAGCCCCCCGCGGAACGGAGCTGGACTCCGCAAGGGTTTACGCAACCCTTCCATGTCCACTATTCCCAACAGAACGGCAACGACACACAAAATCACCTCAGCTACGTGGTCAGCGAACAGCAACACCAACATCACACCCATCAGCAACACTCCCACCAGCAACAACAGCCGCTTAAACCGCAACAACTACATCAGCGGCAAGCCTCCCcagcgccgccgccgcccgaCGACATGCAACCGCAGAACATTTCGTTCATTGGGAACGCGGAAGACGACGCACTGCGGCACGGCATCGCCCGCCTCAACATCTCGTCGGGCACCCGCACCTACCGCATCCCCTCCCCCACGCGACCCACGCTCGCCAGGAACTCGTTCCAGCAGGAGGAGCTCCCCGAGAACGAGAAAGGCTTTTACATATCGTTCGATAACGAACAGCCGAAGCGCGCGAAGCCCCCGCTCCGGCCGAAGCGAATGTCCCCGAAGAAGGAGAGGTCGAGCGAAGCGCCAAGCCCCGAGCGCGGTCCCGGGGCGGCGTGGGGCGACCGCGTGCCCGCGCACGAGGAGCCCTGCGTCCCGCGCCGCGCCCCCTCCCCCTCCCCCGAGCGAGCGCGGCCCAGCTCGCCGCAGCCCGCTGCCGCCCTGCTCATCGGGGAAATGAACCCGGATCCC AACTCTGCGGAGGAAATGGAACGCAAGAAGGAGCGCATAATGTTGTTGTCGCTACAACGGCGGCAGCGCGCGGACGAGGCGCGCGCGCGTGcggaggcggcggcggcggcgcggcgggcgCGCGAGGACGCCGCGCAGGAACTCAAGCAGGCGCGGAAGGAGGAGCAGGCGCGGCGCCGGGAGGCCATCCTGCAGCAGTACAAGCTCAAGAAGGCCATCGAGGAAGCCGAACGAGAG ggTAAAGTGATAGATAAGTCAGAATTATTGGAGAGTATGAAACACGGCAGCAGTCCAGCGAGCAGTAACCCTCGGCTGCGGTCCCGGGGCGCCACCACGCGCGCCCGGCCCAAGACCATCCACGTAGACACGGGCGCACTGCACGCCGCCGAGGGGATGCTCGCCAAGCAACCGTCCGCCACCAACCTCGCAG CGGGCGGCGGCTCCGTGCGGCGCGACTACTACCGCGGCTCGCAGGACTCGCTCGCCGAGCGCGCCGGCCTCTACCGCG ATTCTCCAGTAGACGACCGCGGAGGCATGTccccgagcagcgcctcgagcGGCCCCCTCGGCCGGAGGGGCTCCTGCAAGACTTCCAGAG AGCGCGTGAATGAGGAACCGCAGTCGTCACGTGGAAGGTCTAAATATACGAGTTACCAGAGTAACTTTAAGGCGGGGCGCAAGTCAAGCTCTCTAATGAACTTGTGCG ACTCGGGTCTCGGACGGGCCACGCCGCCGCGCCGAGCCGCCTCCCCCGCGCACCGCACCGCCGCCTCCGGGCCCGGCTCGCTGCCCGGCGCGCTGCCCGGCGCCATCGGCAAGCGCAGGCAGCACGACGACAACTCCGACGTCTCCTCCACGCACTCCTCCATCATGGACTACTCCG GTCCCCGGCTGTACAAGCAGCCGACGACCAAGTCGAACCGCGGCATAATGCTGAACGCGGTGGAGTACTGCGTGTTTCCGGGCGCCGTGAACGCGGAGGCCAAGCGGCGCGTGCTGGACGAGGTGGCGCGCTCCGAGTCTAAGCACTTCCTCGTGCTGTTCCGGGACGCGGGCTGCCAGTTCCGCGCGCTCTACTCCTACTGCCCCGAAACGGACCTCATCGCCAAACTCTACGGCACCGGCCCGAAAGTCGTCAACGACAGGATGTTCGACAAGTTCTTCAA GTACAACTCCGGCAGCAAGTGCTTCTCGCAGGTCCACACGAAGCATCTGACGGTCACCATCGACGCGTTCACGATACACAACTCGCTGTGGCAGGGCAAGAAGGTGCAGCTACCCAGCAAGAAGGACATGGCCTTAGTCATATAA
- the LOC101737740 gene encoding patronin isoform X3 — MVAMVASGYGTLRRFLSAPEGQHGANEAGVASSASVAVSSKQRASIKWLLSKAFNNRVPENLQEPFYRDHEDLEHLKPPICGGLANAELYCLALANMYSDPNYHSLNHWNILQTLVRKGIDVPDPPDCALTETVLIQTNPLKMGAHMVVIEALMKLYAREVVTADRVWAAAQRFGATLPPINSASTHEAGILCWVNAACAAFNKAEESTPPVPTVSSLQDLCEGTSLAALVSFYCPEALPRSALRVGRVASIQDCLHNLMLVHDFCANYLPHNIFHMMPEDVTYMRGSMKQNLVAMLADLFNVLEVHPVKSVKCPGSEREACNEHGVRPRRALPAPAPSPIPDLRPDRPPHDLHHAVPFAVPRSPSACSGRPAPRRSASSTPERRSCSPQRDQFVVHRGKAVTTLASLARRDDDNGYEAGPIVPAGRPTRGEGRDSFAGRRSRRGSVSDDSQLTVENFGGSQDTLHFAGRNPEKELAIVTNVRKISAPAGPLDSYNPPLRSSRQDIRGSFQLFDDYNGAPDERFKVERPPPQLSDPPAPLRRQRSTDAVNSPTTNYFTYKGGGDGGGGGGGGGGFYLGDNRDATDGEAIKTSFADLNKIRTNGDQTGAASQFGPVETEQTDRRKTTTFSTPPLNTTTWQQQFLQQENQLNGEEGAGEGGAGGGGAMAAQLNNIRLKLEEKRRRIELDKRRAEQALSRQRQQLGHQAFLQAVTRDMVVEPPSQSVDNVVLEQYQQSIAKMNSSLQDIQSDIARLANQQNQLQHQQHQQHQHQQAKQLFQQQPQPQLVPQSQPPPSPAPYQQHYQPNIPQLHSQFSSQHNVARSPLSGFGSTPHLPRDLRDQREMWDQRDQRDLRDVRDQYYPAQYRDMDEYSRQQFYLHDSPPPPQRRTWAQHAQHQHEQEHRGWQLHQQSQPQYQREPEPRTWRSPSPSASPQPPAERSWTPQGFTQPFHVHYSQQNGNDTQNHLSYVVSEQQHQHHTHQQHSHQQQQPLKPQQLHQRQASPAPPPPDDMQPQNISFIGNAEDDALRHGIARLNISSGTRTYRIPSPTRPTLARNSFQQEELPENEKGFYISFDNEQPKRAKPPLRPKRMSPKKERSSEAPSPERGPGAAWGDRVPAHEEPCVPRRAPSPSPERARPSSPQPAAALLIGEMNPDPNSAEEMERKKERIMLLSLQRRQRADEARARAEAAAAARRAREDAAQELKQARKEEQARRREAILQQYKLKKAIEEAEREGKVIDKSELLESMKHGSSPASSNPRLRSRGATTRARPKTIHVDTGALHAAEGMLAKQPSATNLAAGGGSVRRDYYRGSQDSLAERAGLYRDSPVDDRGGMSPSSASSGPLGRRGSCKTSRERVNEEPQSSRGRSKYTSYQSNFKAGRKSSSLMNLCDSGLGRATPPRRAASPAHRTAASGPGSLPGALPGAIGKRRQHDDNSDVSSTHSSIMDYSGPRLYKQPTTKSNRGIMLNAVEYCVFPGAVNAEAKRRVLDEVARSESKHFLVLFRDAGCQFRALYSYCPETDLIAKLYGTGPKVVNDRMFDKFFKYNSGSKCFSQVHTKHLTVTIDAFTIHNSLWQGKKVQLPSKKDMALVI; from the exons GACTTGGAACACTTGAAGCCACCTATATGCGGCGGTTTGGCCAACGCGGAGCTGTACTGCCTGGCGCTGGCCAACATGTACTCGGATCCGAACTACCATAGCCTCAACCATTGGAACATCCTGCAGACCCTAGTCAGGAAGGGAATCGACGTTCCCGACCCACCCGACTGCGCGCTCACCGAAACAGTTTTAATTCAAACGAATCCGCTAAAAATG GGCGCGCACATGGTCGTAATCGAAGCACTGATGAAGCTGTACGCTCGAGAGGTTGTGACCGCGGACCGCGTGTGGGCGGCGGCGCAGCGTTTCGGTGCTACGCTGCCGCCCATCAACTCGGCCTCCACCCACGAGGCGGGTATCCTGTGTTGGGTCAACGCGGCCTGCGCTGCATTCAACAAGGCTGAG GAATCAACTCCGCCCGTGCCGACGGTGTCCAGTCTCCAAGATCTGTGCGAAGGCACATCCTTGGCGGCGTTAGTGTCGTTCTACTGTCCCGAAGCGTTGCCTCGCTCTGCGCTGCGGGTGGGCCGCGTCGCTTCGATACAGGATTGTCTGCACAACCTGATGCTGGTGCACGACTTCTGCGCCAACTACCTGCCTCATAACATATTCCACATGATGCCCGAAGACGTCACTTACATGAGAGG gtcaatgaaacaaaatttagtAGCGATGCTCGCCGACCTGTTCAACGTGCTAGAAGTTCATCCGGTCAAATCAGTAAAGTGCCCGGGAAGCG AGCGCGAGGCGTGCAACGAGCACGGCGTGCGGCCGCGCCGCGCCCTGCCCGCCCCCGCGCCCTCGCCCATCCCCGACCTGCGCCCCGACCGCCCGCCGCACGACCTGCACCACGCCGTGCCCTTCGCAG TGCCCCGTTCGCCGTCGGCGTGCAGCGGGCGGCCCGCGCCCCGCCGCTCGGCCAGCTCGACGCCCGAGCGGCGCAGCTGCAGCCCGCAACGCGATCAGTTCGTCGTGCACCGCGGCAAGGCGGTCACCACGCTCGCCTCCCTAGCCAGGAGGGACGACGACAATG GATACGAGGCGGGTCCCATAGTGCCGGCGGGGCGGCCCACCCGCGGCGAGGGCCGGGACAGCTTCGCGGGGCGGCGGTCGCGGCGCGGCTCCGTGTCCGACGACAGCCAGCTCACGGTCGAGAACTTCGGCGGCTCGCAGGACACGCTGCACTTCGCCGGACGGAACCCCGAGAAGGAGCTGGCCATCGTCACCAACGTCAGGAAGATATCTGCGCCCGCAG GACCCTTAGACAGCTACAACCCACCCCTGCGATCATCGCGACAAGACATCCGAGGCTCATTCCAACTGTTCGACGACTACAACGGCGCTCCCGACGAACGATTCAAGGTGGAGCGGCCTCCGCCGCAGCTCAGCGACCCCCCCGCGCCGCTCCGCCGCCAGCGCAGCACGGACGCCGTCAACTCGCCGACAACCAACTACTTCACGTACAAGGGCGGCGGggacggcggcggcggcggcggcggcggcggcggcttcTACCTCGGCGATAACAGGGACGCCACCGACGGCGAAGCGATCAAGACTAGCTTCGCCGATCTCAACAAGATCAGGACTAACGGTGACCAGACAG GCGCCGCGTCACAGTTCGGTCCGGTGGAGACGGAGCAGACGGATCGGCGGAAGACCACGACGTTCTCAACGCCGCCGCTGAACACGACGACGTGGCAGCAACAGTTCTTGCAGCAGGAGAACCAACTCA ACGGCGAGGAGGGCGCCGGCGAGGGCGGCGCGGGAGGGGGCGGCGCCATGGCCGCACAGCTCAACAACATCCGCCTCAAGCTGGAGGAGAAGCGGCGGCGCATCGAGCTGGACAAGCGGCGCGCGGAGCAGGCGCTCTCCCGCCAGCGCCAGCAGCTCGGCCACCAGGCCTTCCTGCAGGCCGTCACCAGG GACATGGTTGTTGAACCGCCGAGTCAATCTGTCGATAACGTGGTTTTAGAGCAATACCAGCAGTCGATAGccaa AATGAACTCGAGCCTGCAAGATATACAAAGCGACATAGCGAGATTAGCGAACCAACAGAATCAGTTGCAGCATCAGCAACATCAGCAACACCAGCATCAACAG GCGAAGCAGTTGTTCCAGCAACAACCGCAACCCCAGCTTGTACCGCAGTCGCAGCCGCCACCGTCGCCGGCGCCCTACCAGCAACACTACCAACCGAACATTCCACAGCTG CACAGCCAGTTCAGCTCACAGCACAACGTCGCTCGCTCCCCCCTCTCCGGCTTCGGGTCCACGCCGCACTTGCCGCGCGACCTGCGGGACCAGCGGGAAATGTGGGACCAGCGAGATCAACGGGATCTGCGGGACGTGCGAGATCAGTACTATCCGGCGCAGTACCGCGACATGGACGAGTACAGTCGGCAACAGTTCTACCTGCACGACAGTCCGCCCCCGCCGCAGCGACGCACGTGGGCGCAGCACGCGCAGCACCAGCACGAGCAGGAGCACCGCGGCTGGCAG TTACATCAACAAAGTCAGCCGCAGTACCAGAGAGAGCCGGAGCCCCGCACCTGGCGCTCTCCCTCCCCCTCCGCCTCTCCGCAGCCCCCCGCGGAACGGAGCTGGACTCCGCAAGGGTTTACGCAACCCTTCCATGTCCACTATTCCCAACAGAACGGCAACGACACACAAAATCACCTCAGCTACGTGGTCAGCGAACAGCAACACCAACATCACACCCATCAGCAACACTCCCACCAGCAACAACAGCCGCTTAAACCGCAACAACTACATCAGCGGCAAGCCTCCCcagcgccgccgccgcccgaCGACATGCAACCGCAGAACATTTCGTTCATTGGGAACGCGGAAGACGACGCACTGCGGCACGGCATCGCCCGCCTCAACATCTCGTCGGGCACCCGCACCTACCGCATCCCCTCCCCCACGCGACCCACGCTCGCCAGGAACTCGTTCCAGCAGGAGGAGCTCCCCGAGAACGAGAAAGGCTTTTACATATCGTTCGATAACGAACAGCCGAAGCGCGCGAAGCCCCCGCTCCGGCCGAAGCGAATGTCCCCGAAGAAGGAGAGGTCGAGCGAAGCGCCAAGCCCCGAGCGCGGTCCCGGGGCGGCGTGGGGCGACCGCGTGCCCGCGCACGAGGAGCCCTGCGTCCCGCGCCGCGCCCCCTCCCCCTCCCCCGAGCGAGCGCGGCCCAGCTCGCCGCAGCCCGCTGCCGCCCTGCTCATCGGGGAAATGAACCCGGATCCC AACTCTGCGGAGGAAATGGAACGCAAGAAGGAGCGCATAATGTTGTTGTCGCTACAACGGCGGCAGCGCGCGGACGAGGCGCGCGCGCGTGcggaggcggcggcggcggcgcggcgggcgCGCGAGGACGCCGCGCAGGAACTCAAGCAGGCGCGGAAGGAGGAGCAGGCGCGGCGCCGGGAGGCCATCCTGCAGCAGTACAAGCTCAAGAAGGCCATCGAGGAAGCCGAACGAGAG ggTAAAGTGATAGATAAGTCAGAATTATTGGAGAGTATGAAACACGGCAGCAGTCCAGCGAGCAGTAACCCTCGGCTGCGGTCCCGGGGCGCCACCACGCGCGCCCGGCCCAAGACCATCCACGTAGACACGGGCGCACTGCACGCCGCCGAGGGGATGCTCGCCAAGCAACCGTCCGCCACCAACCTCGCAG CGGGCGGCGGCTCCGTGCGGCGCGACTACTACCGCGGCTCGCAGGACTCGCTCGCCGAGCGCGCCGGCCTCTACCGCG ATTCTCCAGTAGACGACCGCGGAGGCATGTccccgagcagcgcctcgagcGGCCCCCTCGGCCGGAGGGGCTCCTGCAAGACTTCCAGAG AGCGCGTGAATGAGGAACCGCAGTCGTCACGTGGAAGGTCTAAATATACGAGTTACCAGAGTAACTTTAAGGCGGGGCGCAAGTCAAGCTCTCTAATGAACTTGTGCG ACTCGGGTCTCGGACGGGCCACGCCGCCGCGCCGAGCCGCCTCCCCCGCGCACCGCACCGCCGCCTCCGGGCCCGGCTCGCTGCCCGGCGCGCTGCCCGGCGCCATCGGCAAGCGCAGGCAGCACGACGACAACTCCGACGTCTCCTCCACGCACTCCTCCATCATGGACTACTCCG GTCCCCGGCTGTACAAGCAGCCGACGACCAAGTCGAACCGCGGCATAATGCTGAACGCGGTGGAGTACTGCGTGTTTCCGGGCGCCGTGAACGCGGAGGCCAAGCGGCGCGTGCTGGACGAGGTGGCGCGCTCCGAGTCTAAGCACTTCCTCGTGCTGTTCCGGGACGCGGGCTGCCAGTTCCGCGCGCTCTACTCCTACTGCCCCGAAACGGACCTCATCGCCAAACTCTACGGCACCGGCCCGAAAGTCGTCAACGACAGGATGTTCGACAAGTTCTTCAA GTACAACTCCGGCAGCAAGTGCTTCTCGCAGGTCCACACGAAGCATCTGACGGTCACCATCGACGCGTTCACGATACACAACTCGCTGTGGCAGGGCAAGAAGGTGCAGCTACCCAGCAAGAAGGACATGGCCTTAGTCATATAA